In one window of Palaemon carinicauda isolate YSFRI2023 chromosome 2, ASM3689809v2, whole genome shotgun sequence DNA:
- the LOC137617260 gene encoding uncharacterized protein, whose product MSFVHIGDWAWNLYPVADRHCRDLYIDPDCDCDCFTSYQKRRIHLFNTVGLRTTDVENKTLINHHVRCSCKGCKVSSIKVLKHYRAVKPATREATTPPPKRRKSLKRHPPAPVPAPPSPLMTPMTESTDSSLSVPTTPQQSIAAADTLLSSVPESSNAMETEPVVPQGNHSTDCNCMDCLTELLREASSIAASIPASQTKKPLPKFRLSQTDSSISYASVAAMAAKPGMQLTARPSRKGDLIIIPRDFYTARSLQEEPSLTLLDPAFIRRKAVITRYPITMSISIATLCSNIDSAVRCMSKDDVPVKRLIATFIGPVPFSMDLGVWGTFPIEKYTLEPLKCYRCQRFGHQKEKCKGPIICGVCSQRHCTEVCIKDHKEGKQTKPKCPNCSRPHHAWNRRCPERLRRIHMRKNTSSPKQPKPPTVQRPKDQRPPRQRRQRQPPTATVPVPATQSQPAPLPQPTSFNPPQTLTQQVVSTVCP is encoded by the coding sequence ATGTCCTTCGTCCACATCGGAGACTGGGCATGGAACTTGTATCCTGTAGCCGACCGACACTGCAGAGACCTTTACATCGATCCTGATTGTGATTGCGATTGCTTTACGTCGTACCAGAAACGACGAATCCACCTTTTCAACACTGTTGGCCTTCGTACCACGGATGTAGAAAACAAAACCCTGATAAATCATCATGTTAGGTGCAGCTGCAAGGGATGCAAAGTCTCCTCTATTAAGGTTCTTAAGCACTACAGAGCCGTTAAACCAGCTACCAGGGAAGCGACTACaccccctcccaaaagaaggaagagcctTAAACGCCATCCaccagcgccagtaccagccccaccatcgccatTGATGACACCAatgactgagagcacagactcgtccttgtctgtccctacaactccacaGCAGTCAATTGCAGCAGCAGACACCCTTCTATCCTCGGTGCCTgaatcctccaatgccatggagaccgaacctGTTGTGCCTCAGGGGAACCATTCCACGGACTGCAATTGCATGGACTGCCTCACAGAACTCCTTCGAGAAGCCTCTTCCATTGCGGCAAGCATCCCAGCTTCACAGACCAAGAAAccactgccaaagtttcgactttcccaAACGGACAGCTCAATCTCCTATGCctcagttgctgccatggctgcaaagcctggcatgcagcttACTGCTAGACCAAGCAGGAAAGGAGATTTAATAATCATCCCCAGGGACTTCTACacagccagatccctccaggaggaaCCATCTTTAACACTACTGGACCCTGCATTCATCCGGAGGAAAGCAGTGATAACAAGGTATCCCATCACAATGTCTATCTCCATAGCCACATTATGCAGCAACATCGACAGTGCGGTGCGTTGTATGAGTAAAGACGATGTCCCTGTAAAAAGACTCATAGCCACTTTCATCGGTCCAGTGCCCTTCTCAatggatcttggagtctggggaACATTCCCCATCGAAAAATATACACTGGAACCCCTTAAATGTTATCGGTGCCAACGGTTCGGCCATCAGAAGGAGAAGTGTaaaggccccatcatctgcggtgtATGCAGCCAGCGccactgcacagaagtgtgcataaaagaCCACAAAGAAGGAAAGCAGACCAaacccaagtgccccaactgctccaggcctcaccatgctTGGAATAGGCGCTGCCCAGAGCGACTGAGGAGGATACATATGAGGAAAAACACTTCCTCCCCAAAACAGCCGAAACCACCTACAGTCCAGCGACCtaaagaccagcgacctcctcgccagaggAGACAACGACAGCCGCCCACTGCAACTGTTCCTGTACCAGCCACCCAGTCACAACCAGCACCACTTCCTCAACCCACATCCTTCAACCCACCTCAAACCCTGACTCAACAAGTTGTGTCTACTGTATGTCCTTAG